The Hymenobacter sp. 5317J-9 genome has a window encoding:
- a CDS encoding KUP/HAK/KT family potassium transporter — protein sequence MDSKNSHNAISGAGLLIALGIIYGDIGTSPLYVMSSILKGAIVPDQIDEHLVLGAISCVIWTLTLQTTIKYVLLTLNADNNGEGGIFSLYALVRRRGAWLSAVAIIGGSALLADGVITPPISVSSAVEGLKNVFPQLTQTIVVYIVIGIIAGLFLLQSFGTQIVGKAFGPIMLLWFSMLGVLGVLWIVQNPIILKAFNPYYAYDLLVRYPSGFWLLGSVFLCTTGAEALYSDLGHCGKGNIRISWTFVKSTLLLNYLGQGAWLLGHLGEKLNGRNPFYALMPQWFLLIGISIATIAAIIASQALITGSFTLVAEAIRLNMWPKVKLNYPTDVKGQLFVPSMNRLLLLGCIGVVLYFQESTNMEAAYGLAITLTMLMTTILLCLWLRMKKVALPLIVLFAVVYGLIEGSFLIANMIKFPHGGWVSLAIGGTLMGVMYVWLKAYYIKRRLTEFVRLEPYVDALKQLSDDDSIPKYSTHLVFLTSAERSSEIEQKIIYSIFQKRPKRADIYWFIHVDTTDEPYTMEYKVTEVAKDDVFRINFRLGFRVQQRINLYFRKVIEDLVRNKEVDITSRYESLSKQHVTGDFRFVVLEKFLSIENDFPTLEKLVMQAYFYIRQFIASEDQYFGLDTSSVKVEKVPLVIAPVREVALKRIK from the coding sequence ATGGATTCCAAAAACTCACACAACGCCATTTCGGGGGCGGGGCTCCTCATTGCCCTGGGCATCATTTACGGCGACATTGGTACCTCCCCGCTTTATGTGATGTCGTCCATCCTCAAGGGCGCCATCGTGCCCGACCAGATTGACGAGCACCTGGTGCTCGGGGCCATTTCCTGCGTCATCTGGACGCTCACGCTGCAAACCACCATCAAGTACGTGCTGCTCACGCTGAACGCGGACAACAACGGTGAAGGCGGCATTTTTTCGCTCTACGCCTTGGTGCGGCGGCGCGGGGCGTGGCTGTCGGCGGTGGCCATCATCGGCGGCTCGGCCCTGCTGGCCGACGGCGTAATTACGCCGCCCATTTCGGTGTCATCGGCGGTGGAAGGCTTGAAGAACGTCTTTCCGCAGCTCACTCAAACCATTGTTGTATACATCGTTATCGGCATCATCGCGGGGCTGTTTCTGCTGCAAAGCTTTGGCACCCAGATAGTGGGCAAGGCATTCGGGCCCATTATGCTGTTGTGGTTCAGCATGCTGGGCGTACTGGGCGTGCTCTGGATTGTGCAGAACCCTATCATCCTGAAGGCTTTCAATCCCTATTACGCTTACGATTTGCTGGTGCGCTACCCCAGCGGTTTCTGGCTGCTGGGTTCGGTTTTTTTGTGCACTACGGGGGCCGAGGCGCTGTACTCGGACCTGGGCCACTGCGGCAAGGGTAACATCCGCATCAGCTGGACTTTTGTGAAGAGCACGCTGCTGCTCAACTACCTGGGGCAGGGCGCCTGGCTGCTGGGCCACCTGGGCGAGAAGCTGAACGGCCGCAACCCCTTCTATGCCCTTATGCCGCAGTGGTTTCTGCTCATTGGCATTAGCATCGCCACCATTGCGGCCATCATTGCGTCGCAGGCCCTCATCACGGGCTCGTTTACGCTGGTGGCCGAGGCCATTCGCCTGAATATGTGGCCCAAGGTGAAGCTCAACTACCCCACCGACGTGAAGGGCCAGCTCTTCGTGCCCAGCATGAACCGCCTGCTGCTGCTGGGCTGCATCGGAGTGGTGCTCTACTTTCAGGAGTCGACCAACATGGAAGCGGCCTATGGCCTGGCCATCACGCTCACCATGCTGATGACCACCATTTTGCTGTGCTTGTGGCTGCGCATGAAGAAGGTGGCTTTGCCCCTGATTGTGCTGTTTGCGGTGGTGTACGGGCTCATCGAGGGCTCGTTCCTGATTGCCAACATGATTAAGTTTCCGCATGGCGGCTGGGTATCGCTGGCCATTGGCGGCACGCTCATGGGCGTGATGTACGTGTGGCTCAAAGCGTACTACATCAAGCGCCGCCTCACCGAGTTTGTGCGCCTGGAGCCGTACGTAGACGCCCTCAAGCAGCTCAGCGACGACGACTCCATCCCGAAGTACTCCACCCACCTAGTGTTCCTCACCTCGGCCGAGCGCAGCTCCGAGATTGAGCAGAAAATCATCTATTCCATCTTCCAGAAGCGCCCCAAACGCGCTGACATTTATTGGTTTATCCACGTCGATACGACCGACGAGCCCTACACCATGGAGTATAAGGTGACGGAAGTAGCCAAGGACGACGTGTTCCGCATCAACTTCCGCCTGGGCTTCCGGGTGCAGCAGCGCATCAACCTGTATTTCCGCAAGGTGATTGAGGACCTGGTGCGCAACAAGGAAGTGGACATCACTTCGCGCTACGAGTCGCTGAGCAAGCAGCACGTCACCGGCGATTTCCGCTTCGTGGTGCTGGAGAAATTCCTGAGCATCGAGAACGACTTCCCCACCCTCGAGAAGCTCGTGATGCAGGCCTACTTCTACATTCGCCAGTTCATTGCTTCTGAAGACCAGTATTTTGGCCTCGACACTTCTTCGGTGAAAGTGGAGAAGGTGCCGCTGGTAATTGCGCCGGTGCGCGAGGTGGCTTTGAAACGAATCAAGTAG
- a CDS encoding FKBP-type peptidyl-prolyl cis-trans isomerase: MNLDSHQAQVSYIIGRDLARNFAQQGLDLDIDTLAGALKEGLQGLPSRLTQEQMQAAMQQLQEQMGGAEEDDDNQDPNAMNNNKAEGEAFLAENAQKPGVHTLPSGLQYEVLTEGTGKKPTLRSSVTTHYHGTLINGKVFDSSYQRGQPATFPVNGVIAGWTEALQLMGEGSKYRLYIPSELAYGKRGAGRDIPGDTALIFDVELLKVNN; the protein is encoded by the coding sequence ATGAATCTCGATTCCCACCAGGCTCAGGTGAGCTACATCATTGGCCGCGACCTGGCCCGCAACTTCGCCCAGCAGGGCCTCGACCTGGACATTGACACCCTGGCCGGCGCCCTCAAGGAAGGCTTGCAGGGCCTTCCCAGCCGCCTCACCCAGGAGCAGATGCAGGCCGCCATGCAGCAGCTGCAGGAGCAGATGGGCGGCGCCGAAGAAGATGACGACAACCAAGACCCCAACGCCATGAACAACAACAAAGCCGAAGGCGAAGCCTTCCTCGCCGAAAACGCCCAGAAGCCCGGCGTGCACACCCTGCCCAGCGGCCTGCAATACGAAGTGCTGACCGAAGGCACCGGCAAAAAGCCCACCCTGCGCTCGTCGGTGACCACGCACTACCACGGCACCCTCATCAACGGCAAGGTGTTCGACAGCAGCTACCAGCGCGGCCAGCCCGCCACCTTCCCCGTGAACGGCGTGATTGCCGGCTGGACCGAAGCCCTGCAGCTGATGGGCGAAGGCTCGAAGTACCGCCTTTACATCCCCTCCGAATTGGCCTACGGCAAGCGTGGCGCGGGCCGCGACATTCCCGGTGACACGGCCCTGATTTTCGACGTGGAACTACTGAAAGTGAACAACTGA
- a CDS encoding ABC transporter ATP-binding protein: MELRIENLSKTYANGVRALHNVTLTIPNGMFGLLGPNGAGKSSLMRTIATLQEPDSGSIRLGNIDVLREKDAVRRVLGYLPQEFGVYPNVSAEVLLDYFAGLKGLRDAAERKAAVENLLQQTNLWTMRKKAVGGYSGGMKQRFGIAVALLGAPQLIIVDEPTAGLDPTERNRFLDLLSEIGENVVVILSTHIVDDVTELCPNMAIIAGGEVVATGSPNDVIGEIRGKVYRTKTEKAALAQLRNEYEVISSKLVAGQPIVRVFSEVPINGQFQPAEATLEDVYFHRLARRQPQPVSA; encoded by the coding sequence ATGGAGCTTCGCATTGAGAACTTGTCTAAGACCTACGCCAACGGCGTGCGCGCCCTGCACAACGTCACGCTCACCATTCCCAACGGCATGTTTGGCCTGCTGGGTCCCAACGGCGCCGGCAAGAGCAGCCTGATGCGCACCATTGCCACGCTGCAGGAGCCCGACAGCGGCAGCATCCGGCTCGGCAACATCGACGTGCTGCGGGAGAAAGACGCGGTGCGCCGGGTGCTGGGCTACCTGCCCCAGGAATTTGGGGTGTACCCCAACGTGAGCGCCGAAGTGCTGCTTGACTATTTCGCCGGGCTGAAAGGCCTGCGCGACGCCGCCGAGCGCAAGGCCGCGGTGGAGAACCTGTTGCAGCAAACCAACCTGTGGACCATGCGCAAGAAAGCCGTGGGCGGCTACTCGGGCGGCATGAAGCAGCGCTTCGGCATTGCGGTGGCGCTGCTGGGCGCGCCGCAGCTCATCATCGTCGACGAGCCCACGGCCGGCCTCGACCCCACCGAGCGCAACCGCTTCCTGGACTTGCTGAGCGAGATAGGGGAGAACGTGGTGGTGATACTCAGCACGCACATCGTGGACGACGTGACGGAGCTGTGCCCGAACATGGCCATCATTGCCGGCGGAGAAGTGGTGGCCACCGGCTCGCCTAACGACGTGATTGGCGAAATCCGGGGCAAGGTGTACCGCACCAAAACCGAGAAAGCCGCGCTGGCCCAGCTGCGCAACGAATACGAGGTGATTTCCTCGAAGCTGGTGGCCGGGCAGCCCATCGTGCGGGTGTTCAGCGAGGTGCCCATCAACGGGCAGTTTCAGCCGGCGGAGGCCACCCTGGAAGACGTGTACTTCCACCGCCTAGCGCGGCGGCAGCCGCAGCCGGTATCGGCATAA
- a CDS encoding M1 family aminopeptidase, with the protein MFFHTLRFELRYRFAQPTTYLYFGVFALFAFLSQTVDDFGFNSSPKVHVNAPDALANLYFISSIFGMFITAALLGTPVYRDDKEQMTGLLYTTPLPKPAYLGGRFLGSLLAMWFITCGTTVGAWLGMLAPWVDASKLGPVPGLGLLAPLLAAGWVNVLFAGSLFFAAYLLLRSPLVVYLGGIVLFVGYQLSLQFSERVTSDRLFAMLDPFGFVAKNLDVKYWTIAERNTQVANYLGGYLIENRLLWSGVGLAVLLLSCVLFRLALPRTRAGKAAAESIPALAASAGLRRTEPAFGHGLSGWQVWRLVRVQALNVLQAWPFRVLAVLGTIYVLFNFYWTYHDPIRGTSLPVTYQVLNLINENFTLYLLIIITIYAGELVWRERDTRLQGVFDALPFATWVPFVSKLLALVLVAAVLTAVQSVVGLAVQAYLDASLIEPVLYLKNFVLQLATVAVLSALALVVQTVANQKYVGHALMLVYYAVVFLLADALGLHHVLLKFGAPVAYTYSDMNGYGHLVAPLLFINLYYLAGAALLALLASLLWVRGNDTGARTRLRLAAQRLRAPGLRPALLVVGLAVLTAGGWVFYNANVVNEFVTPRGLEARQARTERTYKKYENLAQPKIVALALQADLFPSARPRGYRLRGRYTLLNQTPRSLDTLFVNYDPSRSIRARLTPGRPAKLLLDDPVAGIRLYRLAQPLAPGDSLDLAYEEDYRARGFTSRIKGSGVFDWASISPEDRLTANGTFLDVSSLRIGYQPGGEMEEDEARKRQGLAPKARALRLTDPRGRQRAQFARDADRVRYSATLSTDADQVAATAGNLEREWTQGGRRYFQYRMDQTIWPIVSILSARYQTYKTQWQNPAGGAPVAIEIYYDPHHGANVRRMAQALQDGLGYYTKAFGPYQYRHIRLLEFPRYKSFAQSYANTIQFSESAGFIRDLRDHNAPDMTYFITSHELGHQWWGHQIVGADVQGASVLVESLAEYSAIMNAKHAFTPNQMQQFMRGELNNYLSGRRAERKKELPLLLVENQPYIHYYKGGMVFYALQDYLGEDKLNGALREFLAANHQAGPPYATSADLLGYIRRATPDSLQYVLHDMFETITLYKNELKDAQYTRRPDGRYDVVLTIKAEKVRADSLGNETPTKLADYVDVGIFGPDQAPGESWDVRGKALLVKKVKLTKPEETLHFVVNEKPAKGGIDPYQKLIDRFYYDNVKPLEEAKAGSKAVAVK; encoded by the coding sequence ATGTTTTTCCATACGCTCCGCTTCGAGCTGCGCTACCGTTTCGCGCAGCCCACCACGTACCTCTACTTTGGGGTGTTTGCGCTGTTTGCGTTTTTGTCGCAAACCGTGGACGATTTCGGGTTCAACTCCAGCCCGAAGGTGCATGTGAATGCCCCCGACGCGCTGGCCAATCTGTATTTCATCTCCTCCATTTTTGGCATGTTCATCACGGCCGCGCTGCTGGGCACGCCCGTGTACCGCGACGACAAGGAGCAAATGACCGGGCTCCTTTATACCACGCCCTTGCCCAAGCCCGCCTACCTGGGCGGGCGCTTCCTGGGCTCGCTGCTGGCCATGTGGTTCATCACCTGCGGCACCACGGTGGGGGCCTGGCTGGGCATGCTGGCGCCGTGGGTAGATGCCAGCAAGCTGGGCCCCGTGCCGGGGCTGGGGCTGCTGGCCCCGCTGCTGGCCGCCGGCTGGGTGAACGTGCTGTTTGCGGGAAGCTTGTTCTTTGCGGCTTACCTGCTGCTGCGTTCGCCCCTGGTGGTGTATCTGGGTGGCATAGTGCTGTTTGTGGGTTATCAGCTTTCGCTGCAGTTCAGCGAGCGGGTGACCAGCGACCGCCTGTTTGCCATGCTCGACCCGTTCGGATTCGTGGCCAAAAACCTCGACGTGAAGTACTGGACCATTGCGGAGCGAAACACCCAAGTGGCCAATTATCTGGGTGGATATCTGATTGAGAACCGGCTGCTGTGGTCCGGGGTGGGGCTGGCGGTGCTGCTGCTGTCGTGCGTGTTGTTTCGGCTGGCGCTGCCGCGCACCCGTGCGGGCAAGGCGGCGGCCGAGTCAATTCCGGCACTGGCTGCCAGCGCGGGTTTGCGGCGCACGGAACCGGCTTTTGGCCACGGCCTGAGCGGCTGGCAGGTCTGGCGACTGGTGCGGGTGCAGGCCCTGAACGTGCTGCAGGCGTGGCCCTTCCGGGTGCTGGCCGTGCTGGGCACTATATACGTGTTGTTCAATTTCTACTGGACCTATCACGACCCCATCCGCGGTACTTCGCTGCCCGTAACGTACCAGGTACTGAACCTGATAAACGAAAACTTTACGCTCTACTTGCTCATCATCATCACCATCTACGCCGGCGAGTTGGTGTGGCGCGAGCGTGATACCCGCTTGCAGGGCGTGTTCGATGCGTTGCCTTTCGCCACCTGGGTGCCGTTTGTGAGCAAGCTGCTGGCGTTGGTGCTGGTGGCGGCCGTGCTCACGGCGGTGCAATCGGTGGTAGGGCTGGCCGTGCAAGCCTACCTCGACGCGAGCCTGATTGAGCCGGTGCTATACCTGAAAAACTTTGTGCTGCAGTTGGCTACCGTGGCTGTGCTAAGCGCCCTCGCCCTGGTGGTGCAAACGGTGGCGAACCAGAAATACGTGGGCCACGCCCTGATGCTGGTGTACTACGCCGTGGTGTTTTTGCTGGCCGATGCACTGGGGCTGCACCACGTGCTGCTGAAGTTTGGGGCACCGGTGGCCTACACCTATTCCGACATGAACGGCTACGGCCACCTGGTAGCGCCACTGCTGTTCATCAACCTCTATTACCTGGCCGGGGCGGCGCTGCTGGCGTTGCTGGCCAGCCTGCTGTGGGTGCGCGGCAACGATACCGGCGCCCGCACCCGCCTGCGCCTGGCGGCCCAGCGCCTGCGGGCGCCGGGGCTGCGGCCGGCGTTGCTGGTAGTCGGCCTCGCGGTGCTCACGGCCGGTGGTTGGGTATTTTACAACGCCAACGTGGTGAACGAGTTTGTCACGCCGCGCGGGCTCGAAGCGCGCCAGGCCCGCACCGAGCGCACATACAAGAAGTATGAAAACCTGGCCCAGCCCAAAATCGTGGCCCTGGCCCTGCAGGCCGACCTGTTTCCATCGGCCCGGCCCCGCGGCTACCGGCTGCGCGGCCGCTACACGCTGCTCAACCAAACCCCGCGGTCCCTCGACACGCTGTTTGTGAACTACGACCCCAGCCGCAGCATTCGGGCCAGGCTCACGCCCGGCCGTCCGGCCAAGTTGCTGCTGGATGACCCGGTGGCCGGCATCCGCCTGTACCGCCTGGCCCAGCCGCTGGCGCCCGGCGACTCGCTTGACCTGGCGTATGAGGAAGACTACCGCGCCCGCGGTTTCACGTCCCGCATCAAGGGTTCGGGCGTGTTCGACTGGGCTTCCATTTCGCCCGAAGACCGCCTCACTGCCAACGGTACGTTTCTGGACGTGAGCAGCCTGCGGATTGGCTACCAGCCCGGCGGGGAGATGGAAGAAGACGAAGCCCGCAAACGCCAAGGCCTCGCTCCCAAAGCCCGCGCCCTGCGCCTCACTGACCCCCGCGGCCGGCAAAGGGCCCAGTTTGCCCGCGATGCCGACCGGGTGCGCTACTCTGCCACCCTCAGCACCGATGCCGACCAGGTAGCGGCCACCGCGGGCAACCTCGAACGCGAATGGACCCAGGGCGGCCGGCGCTACTTCCAGTACCGCATGGACCAGACCATTTGGCCCATTGTGAGCATTTTGTCGGCCCGCTACCAGACCTACAAAACACAGTGGCAAAACCCGGCCGGCGGGGCGCCCGTGGCCATAGAGATTTATTACGACCCCCACCATGGCGCCAACGTGCGCCGCATGGCCCAGGCCCTGCAAGACGGCTTGGGGTACTACACCAAGGCGTTTGGGCCGTACCAGTACCGCCACATCCGGTTGCTGGAGTTTCCGCGCTACAAGTCGTTTGCGCAGAGCTACGCCAACACCATTCAGTTCTCGGAAAGCGCCGGGTTTATCCGCGACCTGCGCGACCACAACGCGCCGGACATGACCTACTTCATCACCAGCCACGAGCTGGGCCACCAGTGGTGGGGCCACCAGATAGTGGGCGCCGACGTGCAGGGCGCCAGCGTGCTGGTGGAGTCACTGGCCGAATATTCGGCCATCATGAACGCCAAGCATGCCTTCACGCCCAACCAGATGCAGCAGTTCATGCGCGGCGAGCTGAATAACTACTTGAGCGGCCGCCGCGCCGAGCGCAAGAAGGAACTGCCCCTGCTGCTGGTAGAAAACCAGCCGTACATCCACTATTATAAGGGCGGTATGGTGTTTTACGCCTTGCAGGACTACCTGGGCGAGGACAAGCTGAACGGCGCCTTGCGCGAGTTTCTGGCCGCCAACCACCAGGCCGGGCCGCCGTACGCCACCTCGGCCGACTTGCTGGGCTACATCCGCCGGGCCACGCCCGATTCCTTGCAGTACGTGCTGCACGATATGTTTGAGACCATCACGCTCTACAAAAACGAGCTGAAAGACGCCCAGTACACCCGCCGGCCCGATGGTCGCTACGACGTGGTCCTGACCATAAAAGCAGAGAAAGTCCGCGCCGACAGCCTCGGCAACGAAACGCCGACCAAGCTGGCCGACTACGTAGACGTGGGCATTTTCGGCCCCGACCAGGCCCCCGGCGAAAGCTGGGACGTGCGCGGCAAAGCCCTGCTGGTGAAGAAAGTGAAGCTCACCAAGCCCGAAGAAACGCTGCACTTTGTGGTGAACGAGAAACCCGCCAAGGGCGGCATCGACCCATACCAAAAGCTCATTGACCGGTTCTATTACGACAATGTGAAGCCATTAGAGGAAGCAAAAGCCGGCTCTAAGGCAGTGGCGGTGAAGTAG
- a CDS encoding pseudouridine synthase, with the protein MSHRHFLIHKPYGYLSQFVGEAKKKKLGEFHDFPEGIMAIGRLDEDSEGLLLLTTDGRTSEQVRSKKIEKEYYAQVDGLIDEAALGQLRTGVEIGIHNVRYRTSPCAARRLDPAPAFAPRTRKIRDDRHGPTSWVSITLTEGKYRQVRKMTAAVGFPTLRLVRVRVGSIWLGDLAAGEVREVADFGIEDE; encoded by the coding sequence ATGTCGCACCGCCACTTTCTCATTCACAAGCCCTACGGCTACCTGAGCCAGTTTGTGGGCGAGGCCAAAAAGAAGAAGCTGGGCGAGTTTCATGATTTTCCGGAGGGCATCATGGCCATTGGCCGCCTCGACGAAGACAGCGAAGGCCTGCTCCTGCTCACCACCGACGGCCGCACGAGCGAGCAAGTGCGTAGCAAGAAAATTGAAAAGGAATACTATGCCCAAGTCGACGGCCTGATTGACGAGGCCGCCCTTGGGCAGCTGCGCACCGGCGTCGAAATCGGCATCCACAACGTGCGCTACCGCACCAGCCCCTGCGCCGCCCGCCGCCTCGACCCCGCCCCGGCCTTCGCGCCGCGCACCCGCAAAATCCGCGACGACCGGCACGGGCCCACCAGCTGGGTGTCCATCACCCTCACCGAAGGCAAATACCGGCAGGTGCGCAAAATGACGGCGGCCGTGGGCTTCCCCACGCTGCGGCTGGTGCGCGTGCGGGTGGGCAGCATCTGGCTGGGCGACTTGGCCGCAGGCGAGGTGCGCGAGGTAGCCGATTTTGGAATTGAGGACGAGTAA
- a CDS encoding class I SAM-dependent methyltransferase, which translates to MQDIYNDHTYLANNPTWHEEDAPFKAERILRLLRRNAVPTKTVGEVGCGSGEVLVQLATQLPNSRFTGFDISADALALASGKQTDRIGFELRDLTSTGVAEPFDLLLVIDVIEHLPNYFQFLEGIGGSGRHTVFHIPLDLSLWSLLREQMLIESKARVGHIHNFTEDFILSVLADYGFRVLDKMYTEPRYKHWSAKERLTHLLRRALYALSPRLCSKLLGGYSLLVLTENPAR; encoded by the coding sequence ATGCAGGATATTTACAACGACCACACTTACCTGGCCAACAACCCCACTTGGCACGAGGAAGACGCCCCGTTTAAAGCGGAACGAATCCTGCGGCTGCTGCGCCGCAACGCCGTGCCCACGAAAACGGTTGGAGAAGTGGGCTGCGGCAGCGGCGAGGTGCTGGTGCAGCTGGCCACGCAGCTCCCCAACAGCCGCTTCACCGGCTTCGACATCTCGGCCGATGCTCTGGCCCTGGCGAGCGGCAAGCAAACCGACCGCATCGGCTTCGAGCTGCGCGACCTCACCAGCACCGGCGTGGCCGAGCCGTTCGACCTGCTCTTAGTTATCGACGTCATCGAGCACCTGCCCAACTACTTTCAGTTTCTGGAAGGCATCGGCGGGTCGGGCCGCCACACGGTGTTCCACATCCCGCTCGACCTGAGCTTGTGGTCGCTGCTGCGCGAGCAGATGCTCATCGAATCGAAGGCGCGGGTGGGGCACATCCACAATTTCACCGAAGACTTCATCCTGAGCGTGCTGGCCGACTACGGCTTCCGGGTGCTCGACAAAATGTACACCGAGCCGCGCTATAAGCATTGGTCGGCCAAGGAACGACTCACGCACCTGCTGCGGCGGGCGCTCTACGCCCTCAGCCCGCGGCTGTGCAGCAAGCTGCTGGGCGGCTATTCGCTGCTGGTACTCACCGAAAACCCCGCCCGCTAG
- a CDS encoding polysaccharide deacetylase family protein yields MMKPIDTIALALGLLALAVPAKLRAQTTSPTWNNKQCAVVLTYDDAIDVDLDNVVPALDSAKFRGTFYLIGSSPVVVRRLPEWRQAAKRGHELGNHALFHPCDGSLPGRSFVTPDHDLSKYTVGRAVDEVRANNTLLTAIDGKTTRTFAYPCGDRQIGGVFFYEQLKNDFVAARGVSPGLKPAAQVALDNVDAYSINGQNGQYLIDLVKQAQASHTLLVFLFHGVGGGHSLNVSLPAHRQLLRYLKAHEKEIWVAPMVEVAQKIKAEQQAAGSKR; encoded by the coding sequence ATGATGAAACCTATCGATACGATTGCGCTAGCCCTGGGGCTCTTGGCACTGGCCGTGCCCGCAAAGCTGCGGGCCCAAACCACCAGCCCTACCTGGAACAACAAGCAGTGCGCCGTGGTGCTGACCTACGACGACGCCATCGACGTGGACCTCGACAACGTGGTGCCGGCGCTGGATTCGGCCAAATTCCGGGGCACGTTCTACCTCATCGGCTCGTCGCCGGTGGTGGTGCGCCGCCTGCCCGAATGGCGCCAGGCCGCCAAGCGGGGCCACGAGCTGGGCAACCACGCCCTGTTTCATCCCTGCGACGGCAGCCTGCCGGGCCGCAGCTTCGTGACGCCCGACCACGACCTGAGCAAATACACCGTAGGCCGCGCCGTAGACGAGGTGCGCGCCAACAACACCCTGCTCACGGCCATCGACGGCAAAACCACGCGCACCTTCGCCTACCCCTGCGGCGACCGCCAGATTGGCGGCGTGTTCTTTTACGAGCAGCTGAAAAACGACTTCGTGGCCGCTCGGGGCGTGTCGCCCGGCCTGAAGCCGGCCGCCCAGGTAGCGCTCGACAATGTGGATGCCTACTCCATCAACGGACAGAACGGCCAGTACCTCATCGACCTCGTGAAACAGGCCCAGGCCTCGCATACGCTGCTGGTGTTTCTGTTTCACGGCGTGGGCGGCGGGCACTCGCTGAATGTGTCGTTGCCCGCGCACCGGCAGTTGCTGCGCTACCTCAAGGCCCACGAAAAGGAAATCTGGGTGGCCCCCATGGTGGAGGTTGCCCAGAAGATAAAAGCCGAGCAGCAGGCCGCCGGGAGCAAAAGGTAG
- a CDS encoding OmpA family protein has translation MKRSIWYGIGALLVAGPLQAQSLTGVWQGVESETGEAGKYWPALLRLQNSKGSAVFGVLYQEVGDNPAVSVTFEMKGTRTAAGLKLEHGDKLNETGRSPLSYWCDGSITFTYDAALEKLTGHATYRPTGTCDVGTLTLYRVKLKSAATVPAGVESSIRVSGRNLLWYADAELKQPVNTGNTFRTKLNKTTTFYLTQGYYPTSQSAVVPITIAVTGKPPKTPAPTPPATAPAPVVAPPDTARPAPAPLLTDKPVVLPTVLFRVGKPELLPESGPALEQLAAELRARPTVKVRVLGHADRVGEPEKNQVLSEQRAEAVKAHLVKAGIAPERIGTVGYGDSKPLYPSPDARNRRVEVEEMK, from the coding sequence ATGAAACGCAGCATTTGGTATGGCATCGGCGCGCTGCTTGTGGCGGGCCCGCTGCAAGCCCAATCCCTGACGGGCGTATGGCAGGGCGTAGAATCCGAAACCGGAGAGGCGGGCAAGTACTGGCCGGCGCTGTTGCGGCTGCAAAACAGCAAGGGCAGCGCCGTATTCGGCGTGCTGTACCAGGAGGTGGGCGACAACCCGGCGGTTTCGGTCACCTTCGAAATGAAGGGCACGCGCACCGCCGCCGGCCTCAAGCTCGAGCACGGCGACAAGCTGAACGAAACCGGCCGCTCGCCCCTCAGCTACTGGTGCGACGGCTCCATCACCTTCACCTACGACGCGGCGCTGGAGAAGCTGACCGGCCACGCCACCTATCGCCCCACCGGCACCTGCGACGTGGGCACCCTCACGCTCTACCGCGTCAAGCTGAAATCGGCGGCCACGGTGCCGGCCGGCGTCGAGAGCAGCATCCGCGTCTCGGGCCGCAACCTGCTCTGGTACGCCGACGCGGAGCTGAAGCAGCCCGTGAACACGGGCAACACCTTCCGCACCAAGCTCAACAAAACCACCACCTTCTACCTCACGCAGGGCTACTATCCTACCAGCCAAAGCGCGGTGGTGCCCATCACCATTGCCGTAACGGGCAAGCCGCCCAAAACGCCTGCGCCGACACCGCCTGCCACCGCGCCCGCGCCCGTGGTTGCGCCGCCGGACACGGCCCGCCCCGCCCCCGCGCCCCTGCTCACCGACAAGCCCGTGGTGCTGCCCACGGTGCTGTTTCGGGTGGGCAAGCCGGAGCTGCTGCCCGAGTCGGGCCCGGCCCTGGAGCAATTGGCCGCCGAGCTCAGGGCCCGGCCCACCGTGAAAGTGCGCGTGCTGGGCCACGCCGACCGCGTGGGCGAACCCGAGAAAAACCAAGTGCTCTCGGAGCAGCGCGCCGAGGCCGTGAAGGCCCATCTGGTAAAAGCCGGCATTGCCCCCGAGCGCATCGGCACGGTGGGCTACGGCGACTCGAAGCCCCTGTATCCGTCGCCCGACGCCCGCAACCGCCGCGTGGAAGTGGAAGAAATGAAATAA